The proteins below come from a single Halomonas binhaiensis genomic window:
- a CDS encoding TetR/AcrR family transcriptional regulator, whose amino-acid sequence MARPRQHAPEELHAQVMAACDAWLADQPVHELSLRSLARDVGCAPSTLLKLYGSFHNLLQHVNLESLGRLRCVIEPLLADTTPPAERLKALALGYWTFARQAAHRWQLLFDYPLAQEGELDQRQSDMIEALFSRVEEALKEYEPNLDDLEARRLARTLWGSVHGLVQLGLNDRLGYWQGGAFAVEELLDQLLDTTLAGLAHKFSTP is encoded by the coding sequence ATGGCCCGTCCCAGACAGCATGCTCCAGAAGAGCTTCACGCTCAGGTGATGGCCGCCTGCGATGCATGGCTGGCCGATCAGCCTGTGCATGAACTTTCCCTGCGCTCCCTGGCCCGGGATGTGGGCTGTGCGCCGAGTACCTTGCTCAAGCTGTACGGTAGCTTCCATAACCTGTTGCAGCATGTCAATCTGGAAAGCTTGGGGCGTCTGCGCTGTGTCATCGAGCCCTTGCTGGCCGATACGACGCCGCCGGCCGAGCGGCTAAAGGCCCTGGCCTTGGGATACTGGACCTTTGCACGCCAGGCTGCCCATCGCTGGCAGCTGCTGTTCGATTATCCGCTGGCGCAGGAAGGTGAGCTGGATCAGCGCCAGAGCGACATGATCGAGGCCCTGTTTTCCAGAGTGGAAGAGGCGCTCAAGGAGTATGAGCCCAACCTTGATGATCTTGAGGCCCGCCGTCTGGCTCGTACGCTGTGGGGTAGTGTTCACGGCCTGGTCCAGCTAGGGCTGAATGATCGCCTCGGCTATTGGCAAGGAGGGGCCTTTGCCGTTGAAGAACTGCTGGACCAATTATTGGATACCACCTTGGCGGGCTTGGCCCATAAATTCAGTACTCCGTGA
- a CDS encoding insulinase family protein: protein MAAISPRRGVCVLATTLLMTLTPLASSLSLAATASEATPPVDASEAIAQVAHPIVSPHDTRDYRVVTLDNGLEVLLVSDPEADKAAASMNVSVGSAQDPDDLQGLAHLLEHMLFLGTDAFPDSDAYQSYITQHGGTHNAFTASQDTNYFFEVEPKAFSGALERFSHFFIDPLFNADRLGNERQVVHSEYQSRLRDDGRRGNEVLDTLLNPANATVGFSVGSTETLADRPKGEPSLRDRIIDFYQNHYGAGVMHLAIVAPLSMDTLIKLVNDNFSAIPNRDLERQAITEPLADESHLPLAVEFKSLRDSRLVSFMFPVPDSILTYRTKPAGYIANLLGHEGPGSLLSRLREEGWADALSAGVAHGDGQHALFSVDVSLTPEGAKHIDSIQASLFATVGLIRNQGISEARYDEQASLSEQAFQFQQHGGAMNEATRLSMSLTLYPLKDVNRESFRMDGLDKSEVEELLDDLRPERMLRLYSGPEVESEQRTTYYNVPWKEVSPGIRAADPLDGLALPEPNPFIAQDLSLLDVHQERPEALIDTDQADVWFKADNEFDTPEVSWRFSLQNPQASQTPRQAVLTQLLAGWLNDSLNEHLYAARLAGQGYDAYAHARGMTLSFNGWRDRQDKVIDAVLEQLQHGKIDDDSVARVRYGLSRGWRNAPQDPLYYQGQRILTETLMSPQWSPRAQLKVLEGIDADDLRKYRDTFLANLHLQALAVGNTDADLVQKEAKQVISALSPQLTADEIPDLEVLQADNLATLTPDSSREESLLLRYLQGLDQSIETQARMAVLGKLLETPFYQRLRTEQQLGYVVSAGYSPLLRAPGISLLVQSPTTRSEELTKHVAAFLSGIPQYLSELQDDDLATYRQAVHDGIVQRDTSLGGRANRLWNELSFGDTAFDRHERLAKAVLDVTPDELLSTWSTLDQHVVDVAFDPGAKPSDTRDLKAQLPVLPEDDDGTSTKDDEKAAEAQPANHQ, encoded by the coding sequence ATGGCCGCAATATCCCCCCGGCGAGGCGTCTGCGTCCTCGCCACTACGTTATTGATGACATTGACGCCTTTGGCGTCATCCTTGAGTCTGGCAGCCACTGCTTCCGAGGCCACTCCCCCTGTCGATGCCAGCGAGGCCATTGCCCAGGTTGCCCACCCCATCGTCAGCCCTCATGACACCCGCGACTATCGCGTCGTGACGCTGGATAACGGCCTGGAGGTCCTGCTGGTCAGCGACCCGGAGGCGGACAAGGCCGCTGCATCCATGAACGTTTCCGTGGGCAGCGCCCAGGACCCGGACGACCTTCAGGGCCTGGCCCATCTGCTTGAGCACATGCTGTTCCTGGGTACCGATGCATTCCCGGACAGCGATGCCTACCAGAGCTATATCACGCAGCATGGCGGTACTCACAATGCCTTCACTGCTTCACAGGACACCAACTATTTTTTTGAAGTAGAACCCAAGGCCTTTTCCGGGGCTCTGGAAAGGTTCAGCCACTTTTTCATCGATCCTCTGTTCAACGCTGACCGCCTGGGCAATGAGCGCCAGGTAGTACATTCCGAATATCAGTCCCGCTTGCGCGACGATGGGCGCCGCGGAAATGAAGTCCTGGACACTCTGCTCAACCCTGCCAACGCTACCGTCGGCTTTTCAGTAGGCAGCACCGAGACATTGGCCGATCGCCCGAAGGGCGAACCCAGTCTGCGTGATCGAATCATCGACTTCTATCAGAACCACTATGGCGCAGGCGTCATGCACCTGGCCATTGTGGCGCCATTGTCCATGGACACGCTGATCAAACTGGTCAACGATAACTTCAGCGCCATCCCCAATCGCGACCTGGAGCGGCAAGCCATTACCGAGCCATTGGCGGATGAGTCCCATCTGCCACTGGCAGTAGAGTTCAAGTCACTTCGCGATAGTCGTCTGGTGAGCTTCATGTTCCCCGTGCCAGACTCGATTCTCACCTATCGAACCAAACCTGCCGGCTACATCGCCAATCTGCTCGGTCACGAAGGGCCTGGCAGTCTGCTCAGTCGACTGCGTGAAGAAGGCTGGGCGGATGCCCTGTCCGCAGGCGTCGCTCACGGAGATGGACAGCATGCGCTGTTTTCCGTGGATGTCAGCCTGACGCCGGAAGGCGCCAAGCATATTGATAGTATCCAGGCTAGCCTGTTTGCCACTGTCGGCCTGATCCGTAATCAAGGCATCAGCGAAGCTCGCTATGACGAGCAGGCCAGTCTGTCGGAGCAAGCCTTCCAGTTCCAGCAGCATGGCGGCGCCATGAATGAAGCCACGCGCTTGTCCATGAGTCTGACGCTTTATCCTCTCAAGGATGTCAATCGTGAGAGCTTCCGCATGGATGGCCTCGACAAGTCCGAGGTGGAAGAACTGCTCGACGATCTTCGCCCAGAGCGTATGCTGCGTCTGTACAGCGGCCCTGAGGTGGAAAGCGAGCAACGCACCACCTACTACAACGTCCCCTGGAAGGAAGTATCTCCGGGCATCAGGGCAGCCGACCCCCTGGATGGTCTGGCCTTGCCCGAGCCCAACCCCTTCATCGCCCAAGATCTGAGCCTTCTCGATGTCCATCAGGAGCGTCCGGAGGCATTGATCGACACAGATCAGGCGGATGTCTGGTTCAAGGCCGATAACGAGTTCGACACTCCAGAAGTCTCCTGGCGCTTCAGTTTGCAAAACCCACAAGCCAGTCAGACGCCACGCCAGGCGGTGCTTACTCAGTTGCTGGCGGGATGGCTCAATGACAGCCTCAATGAGCATCTGTATGCAGCTCGTCTTGCAGGCCAGGGCTATGATGCTTATGCCCACGCTCGTGGCATGACCTTGTCTTTCAACGGCTGGCGCGACCGTCAGGACAAGGTCATCGACGCAGTGCTGGAACAACTCCAGCATGGCAAGATCGACGATGACAGCGTTGCTCGAGTTCGCTATGGCCTGTCACGTGGCTGGCGCAATGCTCCTCAGGATCCGCTCTATTACCAGGGCCAACGCATTCTGACCGAGACACTGATGAGCCCCCAGTGGTCCCCCAGAGCACAGCTCAAGGTCCTGGAAGGCATTGATGCCGACGACCTGCGCAAGTATCGAGACACCTTTCTTGCCAACCTCCACTTGCAGGCATTGGCTGTAGGCAATACGGATGCAGATCTGGTCCAGAAGGAAGCCAAGCAAGTCATCTCGGCCCTTTCTCCGCAACTGACAGCTGACGAGATTCCTGATCTGGAAGTGCTCCAGGCAGATAATCTCGCGACGCTGACCCCTGACTCCAGTCGCGAGGAGTCCCTGTTGCTGCGCTACCTCCAGGGCCTGGATCAGTCCATCGAAACCCAGGCTCGAATGGCCGTATTGGGTAAGCTGCTGGAGACACCGTTCTATCAGCGCCTGCGCACAGAGCAACAGCTGGGCTATGTCGTCAGTGCTGGTTACTCTCCTTTGCTGAGAGCTCCAGGCATCAGCCTGCTGGTGCAATCACCGACAACCCGCAGCGAAGAGCTGACCAAGCATGTCGCCGCCTTCCTGTCAGGTATTCCGCAATACCTGAGCGAACTCCAGGATGACGACCTGGCCACCTATCGTCAGGCGGTGCATGACGGCATCGTCCAGCGCGACACTAGCCTGGGAGGACGAGCCAATCGCCTGTGGAATGAACTTTCCTTCGGCGACACAGCCTTTGATCGCCACGAGCGTCTGGCCAAGGCTGTGCTCGACGTCACTCCCGACGAGCTGCTATCAACCTGGTCGACCCTGGATCAGCACGTTGTCGATGTCGCCTTTGATCCTGGCGCCAAGCCCAGCGATACCAGAGATCTCAAGGCCCAGCTCCCGGTATTGCCCGAGGATGACGATGGCACGTCCACCAAGGATGATGAGAAGGCAGCGGAGGCTCAGCCCGCTAATCATCAATAG
- the ffh gene encoding signal recognition particle protein: MFQNLSERLSQTLKSIKGQARLTEDNIKDTLREVRKALLEADVSLPVVKAFIERVRERAVGQEVSRSLSPGQQFVKIVQQELEATMGEANEGLSLKGAPAVVLMAGLQGAGKTTSVAKLARFLREREKKKVLVVSADVYRPAAIDQLETLAKEVEVDFFPSSSDQKPVDIAESAIKHAKIQFHDVVIVDTAGRLAIDEAMMDEIKALHQAIDPAETLFVVDAMTGQDAANTARAFADALPLTGVVLTKADGDARGGAALSVRHVTGRPIKFMGVGEKVDALEPFHPDRVASRILGMGDVLSLIEEAERTVDKQKAQKLAQKVKKGQGFDLEDFREQLQQLKKMGGMGGLLGKLPGMGQMAELAQGPGPEKELGKLEALINSMTPAERHQPDIINGSRKRRIAAGAGLQVPDLNRLLKQHKQMQKMMKKAGKKGGMQKMMRGMSGMMGPGGGMGGPGGMPRR; encoded by the coding sequence ATGTTTCAGAATCTCAGCGAGCGTCTATCTCAGACGCTGAAGTCCATCAAGGGCCAGGCGCGCCTGACCGAGGACAATATCAAGGATACCTTGCGCGAGGTGCGCAAGGCGTTGCTTGAGGCAGATGTGTCTCTGCCAGTGGTCAAGGCTTTCATCGAGCGGGTGCGTGAACGTGCCGTGGGCCAGGAAGTGTCGCGCAGCCTCTCGCCAGGCCAGCAGTTCGTCAAGATCGTTCAGCAAGAGCTGGAAGCGACCATGGGCGAGGCCAATGAGGGGCTGAGCCTCAAGGGCGCTCCTGCCGTCGTGCTGATGGCGGGCTTGCAAGGGGCAGGCAAGACCACTTCCGTGGCCAAGCTGGCGCGTTTTCTGCGCGAGCGCGAAAAGAAGAAAGTCCTGGTGGTTTCGGCCGATGTCTACCGCCCGGCAGCCATCGATCAGCTTGAAACTCTGGCCAAGGAAGTCGAAGTCGACTTCTTCCCGTCGAGCTCTGACCAGAAGCCGGTGGATATTGCTGAGTCGGCAATCAAGCACGCCAAGATTCAGTTCCATGATGTGGTGATCGTTGATACGGCCGGTCGTCTGGCCATCGATGAGGCCATGATGGATGAGATCAAGGCATTGCATCAGGCTATCGATCCGGCCGAGACCCTGTTTGTGGTCGATGCCATGACCGGTCAGGATGCCGCCAATACAGCACGGGCCTTTGCCGATGCCCTGCCGCTGACAGGTGTGGTGTTGACCAAGGCGGATGGTGATGCTCGTGGTGGTGCAGCCTTGTCGGTACGCCATGTTACGGGGCGCCCGATCAAGTTCATGGGTGTCGGCGAGAAGGTTGATGCACTGGAACCTTTCCACCCCGATCGTGTGGCCTCGCGTATTCTGGGCATGGGCGATGTGCTCTCCCTGATCGAGGAAGCCGAGCGCACTGTCGACAAGCAAAAAGCCCAGAAGCTGGCGCAGAAGGTCAAGAAGGGGCAAGGCTTTGACCTTGAGGACTTCCGTGAACAGCTCCAGCAACTCAAGAAGATGGGGGGCATGGGTGGCCTGCTTGGCAAGTTGCCAGGCATGGGGCAGATGGCTGAACTGGCTCAGGGGCCTGGTCCCGAGAAGGAGCTGGGCAAGCTTGAAGCGTTGATCAATTCCATGACGCCTGCCGAACGTCACCAGCCGGACATCATCAATGGTTCGCGCAAGCGCCGTATCGCGGCAGGTGCAGGCCTGCAGGTGCCGGACCTCAACCGTCTGCTCAAGCAGCACAAGCAGATGCAGAAAATGATGAAGAAGGCAGGCAAGAAAGGCGGCATGCAGAAGATGATGCGGGGCATGTCTGGAATGATGGGGCCCGGCGGTGGCATGGGCGGACCTGGGGGTATGCCCCGGCGCTGA
- the rpsP gene encoding 30S ribosomal protein S16, which translates to MVTIRLARGGAKKRPFYHLTVTDSRNSRDGRFIERLGFFNPVARGQEERLRVDLDRIAHWQSQGAQLSGRVAELVKEARKQA; encoded by the coding sequence ATGGTTACCATTCGTCTGGCACGTGGTGGCGCCAAGAAGCGTCCCTTCTACCACCTGACCGTGACCGACTCCCGCAACTCCCGCGATGGCCGTTTCATCGAGCGTCTGGGTTTCTTCAATCCTGTTGCCCGTGGCCAGGAAGAGCGTCTGCGCGTCGATCTGGATCGCATTGCTCATTGGCAGTCCCAGGGCGCCCAGCTGTCTGGTCGCGTCGCTGAGCTGGTCAAGGAAGCACGCAAGCAGGCCTGA
- the trmD gene encoding tRNA (guanosine(37)-N1)-methyltransferase TrmD, which produces MWIGVVSLFPEMFEAITCHGVTGRAVEKGQVTVEFWNPRDYATDRHRTVDDRPYGGGPGMLMKVDTLRSAIHDARARAEQATGQRPRVIYLSPQGRRLDQKGAQELASGPPLVVVAGRYEGIDERVVEADIDEEWSIGDYVLSGGELPAMVLIDTAARLVPGVLGHQDSAVEDSFNDGLLDCPHYTRPEVIDGRRVPEVLLSGHHGNIRRWRMKQSLGRTWLRRPDLLEGKELAPEQQALLKEFMDEYADQAEVQSASSETGPS; this is translated from the coding sequence GTGTGGATTGGTGTAGTGTCACTGTTTCCCGAGATGTTCGAGGCGATTACTTGCCACGGCGTTACCGGGAGAGCGGTCGAGAAAGGCCAGGTGACGGTGGAGTTCTGGAACCCCAGGGACTATGCCACTGACCGTCATCGTACTGTGGATGATCGCCCCTATGGCGGAGGCCCCGGTATGTTGATGAAGGTTGACACCCTGCGCAGCGCCATTCATGACGCCCGTGCGCGTGCCGAGCAGGCCACTGGTCAGCGGCCGCGAGTGATCTACCTGTCCCCTCAGGGGCGCAGGCTTGATCAGAAGGGGGCGCAGGAGTTGGCTTCAGGTCCGCCTCTTGTCGTGGTGGCTGGACGTTATGAAGGCATCGATGAGCGTGTGGTAGAAGCGGATATCGATGAAGAATGGTCCATCGGAGACTATGTGCTCAGCGGCGGTGAGCTGCCGGCCATGGTTCTGATCGACACGGCGGCAAGGTTGGTGCCTGGCGTATTGGGGCATCAGGATTCCGCGGTCGAGGACTCGTTCAATGATGGGTTGCTGGATTGCCCGCACTATACGCGCCCGGAGGTGATCGATGGGCGGCGGGTTCCGGAAGTCCTGCTCAGTGGCCATCATGGCAATATTCGCCGATGGCGCATGAAGCAGTCTCTGGGACGCACCTGGTTGCGTCGACCGGACTTGCTGGAAGGCAAGGAACTGGCACCGGAACAGCAAGCGTTGTTGAAAGAGTTCATGGACGAATACGCCGATCAGGCGGAGGTGCAATCCGCTTCCTCGGAAACAGGGCCGTCCTGA
- a CDS encoding cytochrome C assembly family protein has translation MQAFPLALMAFVFYLAAASWQALTLLRRVPPRNLLVRGLGGLAVALHLIVSIGLLMADGSLLPGFSTSAVLITGLAGLLLLVLSMFKPVLNIAAALFPFSGLVLLLGTEMPTPASTNGMTPGIALHAASSALAFAVLAIAALQAVLVGIQNKALKHHRIRGVVQALPPLTTMERVLFEMIWVGMGLLTLAIGSGIIFLDDMFAQHLVHKTVLSLLAWLVFATLLICHHRLGWRGMRAVHWTLGGYIVLLLAYFGSKFVLEVLLTAN, from the coding sequence ATGCAGGCGTTTCCATTGGCCTTGATGGCCTTCGTCTTTTACCTGGCCGCTGCCTCATGGCAGGCTCTTACCCTATTGCGTCGCGTACCACCGCGAAACCTTCTGGTGCGCGGCCTCGGCGGCCTGGCCGTGGCACTGCACCTGATAGTGTCCATTGGACTGCTAATGGCAGATGGCTCATTGCTGCCTGGCTTCTCGACCAGCGCAGTATTGATAACCGGCCTCGCTGGGCTGTTGCTGCTGGTCCTCAGCATGTTCAAGCCCGTACTGAATATTGCCGCCGCTCTTTTCCCATTCTCTGGCCTGGTGCTGCTGCTGGGCACCGAAATGCCGACGCCGGCCAGCACGAACGGCATGACACCCGGCATTGCCCTGCACGCGGCCAGCTCTGCCCTGGCCTTTGCCGTTCTAGCCATTGCAGCCCTTCAGGCAGTTCTCGTCGGCATCCAGAACAAGGCCCTCAAGCATCATAGAATCCGCGGCGTGGTTCAAGCACTGCCGCCGCTGACGACGATGGAAAGGGTATTGTTCGAGATGATCTGGGTCGGCATGGGGCTGCTGACACTTGCCATTGGCAGCGGCATCATCTTCCTTGATGACATGTTTGCCCAACACCTGGTACACAAGACCGTACTGTCGCTGCTTGCTTGGTTGGTATTCGCCACCTTGCTGATCTGCCACCACCGTCTGGGCTGGCGAGGCATGCGTGCCGTACACTGGACACTGGGCGGTTATATCGTCCTGTTACTGGCCTATTTCGGCAGCAAATTTGTGCTTGAAGTGTTGCTAACAGCCAACTGA
- a CDS encoding HlyC/CorC family transporter translates to MNDDFPLGLLFGLLFVLIALSAFFSSSETGMMSINRYRLSHQAGRGQSSAKRVMRLLTRPDRLIGVILIGNNFVNNLAASIATIIAIHFFGDVSGPAISTAILTIVVLIFAEVTPKTFAAVKPERIAYPASMILEPLLKLLYPLVWVVNTISNGLLRLLGIKSIEGGADHLTRDELRTVVHEAGTMIPRRHQGMLLSILDLENVTVNDIMVPRHEVVGIDLDDELDDILTLIRTSQHTRLPIYKGDINNIIGMLHLRNAARFLSLPEVTKAAIVQEAREPYFIPESTPLHTQLLNFQTQKRRIGIVVDEYGDVEGLVTLEDILEEIVGEFTTDVAAMDIGMQPRPDGSHVIEGTANIRDINKALGWQLPTDGPKTINGLILEHLESFPNGPTSLQIGNIRMEILEIRDNLITSICCWPAAVRRPADDANEK, encoded by the coding sequence TTGAACGACGACTTCCCCCTGGGATTGCTGTTTGGCCTGCTATTCGTGCTGATTGCACTTTCCGCCTTCTTCTCCAGCTCCGAGACCGGCATGATGTCGATCAATCGTTATCGACTGAGTCATCAAGCAGGCAGAGGGCAGAGCAGCGCCAAGCGCGTCATGCGCCTATTGACCCGCCCGGACCGCTTGATCGGCGTCATCCTGATTGGCAACAACTTCGTCAACAACCTGGCAGCCTCCATCGCCACCATCATCGCCATCCACTTCTTTGGCGACGTCAGTGGGCCCGCTATCTCCACCGCCATTCTCACCATTGTGGTACTGATCTTCGCAGAGGTAACCCCCAAGACCTTTGCTGCGGTAAAGCCTGAGCGCATTGCATACCCGGCTTCCATGATCCTTGAACCCTTGCTCAAGTTGCTCTATCCGCTGGTTTGGGTGGTCAATACCATTTCCAATGGATTATTGCGGCTGCTCGGCATCAAGAGCATCGAGGGAGGGGCCGACCACCTGACCCGGGATGAACTGCGTACCGTCGTGCATGAAGCGGGCACCATGATTCCCCGCCGGCACCAGGGCATGTTGCTGTCTATACTCGACCTGGAAAATGTCACCGTGAATGACATCATGGTGCCGCGCCACGAGGTCGTAGGCATCGACCTGGATGACGAGCTGGACGACATTCTGACCCTGATCCGCACCAGCCAGCACACTCGCCTGCCTATCTACAAGGGCGACATCAACAACATCATTGGCATGCTTCATCTCCGCAATGCCGCGCGTTTTCTGTCCCTTCCGGAGGTGACCAAGGCGGCCATTGTCCAGGAAGCTCGCGAGCCCTATTTCATCCCTGAATCCACTCCATTACACACCCAATTGCTCAACTTCCAGACGCAGAAACGGCGCATTGGCATTGTGGTCGACGAATACGGGGATGTGGAGGGTCTGGTGACCCTGGAAGACATTCTTGAAGAGATCGTAGGCGAGTTCACCACTGATGTTGCAGCCATGGACATCGGCATGCAACCACGCCCCGATGGCAGTCATGTGATCGAGGGTACCGCCAACATCCGCGATATCAACAAGGCCTTGGGTTGGCAGTTACCCACGGATGGCCCCAAGACCATCAATGGCCTCATCCTGGAACATCTGGAGTCTTTCCCCAACGGCCCGACCAGCCTTCAGATCGGCAACATTCGTATGGAGATTCTGGAAATCCGCGACAACCTGATCACTTCAATATGTTGCTGGCCAGCCGCAGTCAGACGACCGGCTGACGACGCCAACGAGAAGTAA
- the rimM gene encoding ribosome maturation factor RimM (Essential for efficient processing of 16S rRNA), with translation MSQSAVRQSADDYVVLGKLTSPYGIKGWMKVYSYTSPMEGILDYAEWVLRRDGEVSHHRLKQGRRQGRSLVACLQGIDDRSQAEAMAGAEILLPKEALPQLDSGEYYWYQLEGLKVITLEGVCLGRLAYLFETGANDVMVVKGEGAPDDRERLLPFLPDDVVKHVDLEAREMLVDWDPDF, from the coding sequence ATGAGCCAAAGCGCTGTGCGCCAATCGGCCGACGACTACGTCGTGTTGGGCAAGCTGACCAGTCCTTATGGCATAAAGGGCTGGATGAAGGTGTATTCGTATACCTCCCCCATGGAAGGCATTCTCGATTATGCCGAGTGGGTGCTCCGCCGTGATGGAGAGGTTTCACACCATCGTCTCAAGCAGGGGCGTCGCCAAGGGCGAAGCCTGGTGGCTTGTCTTCAGGGCATAGATGATCGTAGCCAGGCTGAAGCCATGGCCGGTGCGGAAATTCTGTTGCCCAAGGAAGCATTGCCTCAGCTCGACAGTGGCGAGTACTACTGGTATCAGTTGGAAGGCCTCAAGGTCATCACGCTGGAAGGTGTATGCCTCGGGCGTTTGGCCTACCTGTTCGAGACCGGTGCCAATGATGTCATGGTCGTCAAGGGCGAGGGTGCCCCGGATGATCGTGAGCGTCTGCTTCCCTTCTTACCCGACGATGTGGTCAAGCATGTCGATCTGGAAGCAAGGGAGATGCTGGTCGACTGGGACCCGGATTTTTGA
- a CDS encoding 1-acyl-sn-glycerol-3-phosphate acyltransferase: protein MISIFLWALVVLAFAAYIWHFFRHPAVHLRCMVFGLIHILYRLRFRGRSHIPRHGAALVVCNHVSFVDALVIGGGCPRPVRFMMDKPIYESKYLNWLFRMVGAIPVESDRRDPGNVRRALDEVSRALRRGDVVMLFPEGRLTTSGEINTFRRGLDLILTRDPVPVIPAAMSGLWGSWTSHRHGRALSRWPRRFRAQVALYFGEPVAPELATRQLLESKVRELKAEADQWTGNQ from the coding sequence GTGATATCGATTTTTCTCTGGGCTCTCGTCGTCCTCGCTTTTGCGGCCTATATCTGGCACTTCTTCCGTCACCCGGCGGTGCATCTGCGTTGCATGGTGTTTGGCCTCATTCATATACTCTATCGCCTGCGCTTTCGGGGGCGCTCTCATATCCCTCGCCATGGTGCGGCATTGGTCGTGTGCAACCATGTCAGCTTTGTTGATGCCCTGGTGATAGGCGGTGGCTGCCCCAGGCCGGTGCGCTTCATGATGGACAAGCCGATCTATGAGTCGAAGTATCTCAATTGGCTATTTCGCATGGTGGGTGCGATCCCGGTGGAATCCGACAGGCGGGATCCAGGTAATGTACGTCGCGCCCTGGATGAAGTCAGTCGGGCATTGCGCCGTGGTGATGTCGTCATGCTGTTTCCAGAAGGACGTCTGACCACCTCAGGTGAAATAAACACGTTTCGCCGTGGTTTGGACCTGATCCTGACGCGAGATCCTGTACCAGTGATTCCTGCTGCCATGTCCGGCTTATGGGGTTCCTGGACATCTCATCGTCATGGCCGGGCCTTGTCTCGGTGGCCCAGGCGTTTCCGTGCCCAGGTTGCCCTGTATTTTGGTGAGCCAGTTGCACCAGAGTTGGCTACTCGGCAGTTGCTGGAAAGTAAGGTTCGGGAACTGAAGGCTGAAGCTGACCAATGGACCGGCAACCAGTGA
- a CDS encoding SOS response-associated peptidase: MTGRLYIPHSCIESALPDMIAPVATISGVNMAPRQALSAIRLESGRPTLAQLFWGLTPPWLKVLDHAPHCARAENLGKRTMFREAFRARRCLIPVAGMYAWRPGPGYKQPYLITRSDRGPLLLAAIWCRFHTTLCHYNDSFALITVPSPTFLEPLSERLPAIISSDDAATWLTPDSNQEALEGLLKPTSGELLGAFPVSRRVNNPREQDPSCAHPIGRMMRQLPEQES; the protein is encoded by the coding sequence ATGACTGGACGGCTCTACATCCCACACTCCTGCATCGAAAGCGCACTACCGGACATGATCGCGCCAGTGGCGACAATATCCGGTGTCAATATGGCACCGCGCCAGGCACTGTCAGCCATTCGACTGGAATCCGGGCGACCGACGCTTGCCCAGCTGTTCTGGGGCCTGACACCTCCATGGCTCAAGGTGCTTGATCACGCTCCTCATTGCGCACGAGCTGAAAACCTGGGCAAGCGCACCATGTTCCGGGAAGCCTTTCGGGCACGACGCTGCCTGATACCGGTGGCAGGCATGTATGCCTGGCGACCAGGCCCTGGCTACAAGCAACCGTACCTGATCACTCGCTCCGACCGAGGGCCATTACTGCTGGCCGCGATCTGGTGCCGGTTTCACACTACGCTTTGTCATTACAACGATTCCTTTGCCCTCATTACGGTGCCATCCCCAACCTTTCTGGAACCACTTTCTGAGCGCCTGCCAGCCATCATCTCAAGCGATGATGCCGCCACATGGCTGACCCCAGACAGCAACCAGGAGGCTCTTGAAGGGTTACTTAAGCCAACGTCTGGGGAACTGTTGGGCGCCTTCCCGGTATCTAGACGTGTAAACAATCCGCGCGAACAAGATCCATCATGCGCGCACCCCATTGGCAGAATGATGCGCCAGTTACCTGAACAGGAGAGCTGA